A window of Citrus sinensis cultivar Valencia sweet orange chromosome 7, DVS_A1.0, whole genome shotgun sequence contains these coding sequences:
- the LOC102621849 gene encoding cytochrome P450 71A1-like — translation MWYSILLFLPVLLLFFRRHYYSRNPKKPNLPPGPKPWPIIGNLNLIGPLPHISIHSLSRKYGPLMHLKFGFDSVVVGSSVEVAELLLKTHDLSFSSRPQLLAGKYLTYDYTGMGTAPYSPYWRQARKICVMELLSPKRLDQFEYMRVEERKLFLHDMFKSCSKPVQLKDRLYMLNLSTMSRMVLGKRYTEEDENNIVTPKEFTEMLEELFLVHGTLDIGDAIPWLAPLDLQGHVKRMKDVNRKLDRFYEQILDERYARKKSGKDQGVNDMVDVLVQFADDPTLEVKIERHQLKAIIQDLLTAGTDTSALNVEWAMSLLLKNPEAIQKATEELDRVIGRDRWVQEKDIVNLPYIQAIVKETMRLHPVVPLLIPRVAREDCKVAGYDLLKNSRVLINIWTIGRDPTIWEKPNEFWPDRFIGKEIDVKGHDYELLPFGSGRRMCLGYGLGLKLVQSSLANLLHGFEWKLPGDMKRQDLDMEERFGLTTCKKNPLVVVPTKPRLPHHLYS, via the exons ATGTGGTACTCAATCCTCCTCTTCCTCCCCGTCCTCCTCCTCTTCTTTCGCCGCCATTATTATTCTCGCAACCCTAAAAAGCCTAACTTGCCGCCGGGTCCAAAGCCATGGCCAATCATCGGAAACCTCAACCTCATCGGCCCTCTCCCTCACATTTCCATCCACTCTCTCTCACGAAAATACGGGCCCCTCATGCACCTCAAATTCGGATTCGACTCCGTGGTTGTTGGCTCTTCAGTTGAAGTAGCAGAGCTTTTGCTCAAGACTCACGATCTCAGCTTTTCTTCCAGGCCACAACTTCTTGCTGGCAAATACTTAACCTACGATTACACTGGCATGGGCACTGCACCATACAGTCCATACTGGCGCCAAGCTCGTAAAATCTGCGTAATGGAGCTTCTCAGCCCAAAACGCTTGGATCAATTTGAGTACATGAGGGTAGAGGAAAGAAAACTGTTTCTCCATGACATGTTCAAGTCGTGTTCCAAGCCTGTTCAATTGAAAGATCGCCTCTACATGCTCAATCTCTCCACGATGAGCCGGATGGTGTTGGGGAAAAGGTACACGGAAGAAGATGAAAACAACATTGTGACTCCAAAGGAGTTCACGGAAATGCTTGAGGAATTGTTCTTGGTGCATGGTACTTTAGATATAGGGGACGCAATTCCATGGCTTGCTCCATTGGATTTACAAGGGCATGTTAAGAGAATGAAGGATGTGAACAGGAAGCTTGATAGATTTTATGAGCAGATCTTGGATGAGCGATATGCTAGGAAGAAATCGGGTAAGGACCAAGGGGTTAATGATATGGTTGATGTTCTAGTGCAGTTTGCGGATGATCCTACTCTGGAAGTTAAGATTGAAAGACATCAGCTTAAGGCCATAATCCAG GACCTATTAACTGCTGGAACTGACACCTCGGCACTCAACGTAGAATGGGCAATGTCATTGCTCTTGAAAAACCCTGAAGCTATCCAAAAGGCAACTGAAGAACTGGACAGAGTAATCGGAAGAGACAGATGGGTACAAGAGAAAGACATTGTTAACCTTCCATACATACAAGCAATTGTCAAAGAAACGATGCGCCTCCACCCTGTGGTACCATTGCTTATTCCTAGAGTTGCCAGAGAAGATTGCAAAGTTGCTGGCTATGACCTTCTCAAAAACAGTCGTGTGCTTATAAATATATGGACAATAGGGAGAGATCCAACAATATGGGAGAAGCCTAATGAGTTTTGGCCGGATAGATTCATCGGAAAGGAGATTGACGTTAAAGGTCATGATTATGAGTTGTTGCCGTTTGGATCTGGGAGAAGGATGTGCCTTGGTTATGGTCTAGGGCTTAAGCTTGTTCAGTCAAGTTTGGCAAATCTTTTGCATGGTTTTGAATGGAAATTACCCGGTGATATGAAGAGACAAGATTTAGATATGGAGGAAAGGTTTGGTCTCACAACTTGTAAGAAAAACCCACTTGTTGTTGTCCCTACGAAACCTCGGCTTCCTCATCATCTTTACTCATAG